CCTAAAATCGCCAACAATTTTATGCTTATTCAATGATTTGTAATGACTGGTGATATCAACTTCGCCTTTTTTCACCAGGTCTTCAACCACTCTACGGAACAACAGGTTAATTTGCTGCTCAACCCTAAAACCCAGTTTAAAATCGATACGGATCAGTTTGTTAGGGATCAAAAAGTCTACTTCGTATTCGCGTTTGTAAGGTTCGTCCACTACATCAACGTGAACCAGCCAGTATACATCGGCCCGTTTGGGTTGCTTTTGTAAAATTGAGTAAACAATTTTTGACTCAATTTCAGAATTGAAGTTGGCGCTGGTTAAATACACCAGCTGTGATGCATATTTGGGCACGCTTTCATCGGCGCTTAACTCGTTAATGATGTTGTAATAATCATCAATTCCAACAAATTTAACATACCGGTTCCTGATCTTACGGGCAGTATGCCATGTCCACATCACTGTGAACAATAAAAAGCCTATCGAAAGTGTAAACCAGCCGCCATGCAAAAACTTAACCAGGTTACCTGTAAGGAAGGTGCCTTCAATAACCAGGTAAATTGCCAAAAATGTATTGATGATGTAGTTTGGCACTTTTTTACGTTTCAGGAATTTTGATACCAGTATTGTGGTCATCAACATGGCTACGGTGATACTTAAACCATAAGCCGCCTCCATTTTATCCGAATGGCGGAATATTAGCACCACACCTAAACAGCCGGCCCAAAGCAGCCAGTTAACGCTGGGCACATATAATTGCCCCTTTTGCTCAGATGGATAATTGATTTTTACTTTTGGCCACAGGTTAAGCCTAACCGCCTCGGCAATTAGTGTGAACGACCCGGATATTAAAGCCTGGCTGGCAATAATAGCAGCTACGGTAGCGATACCGATACCGAATATCAAAAACCACTCCGGCATTATTTTATAAAAGGGGTTGTTCACGTTAAGGTCCATTACCGATCCGTTACTTTGCAGTAACCAAACCGCCTGGCCAAGGTAGTTTAAGATTAAACACGCCTTAACATAAATCCAGCTGATGCGAATGTTTGATTTTCCGCAGTGCCCCAGGTCTGAATATAACGCCTCGGCCCCGGTAGTACACAAAAATACGGCGCCTAATATGATAAAAGCGTTGTGGCTGCCGGTTGAGCTTAATAATTCATAAGCATAATAAGGATTAAGCGCCCTGATTATACCAGGCGAATGCACTATATAGGAGATACCAAGTACGCCCATCATAGTAAACCAGATAAACATTATTGGCCCAAATGCCTTACCAACCAACGATGTGCCAAACTGCTGTATAATAAACAGCGCTGTAATAATGGCTATAACAATTTTTACGGTTGGCAAATTGGGGTAATACGTTTGTAAACCCTCAATAGCCGACGAAATAGTAATGGGTGGGGTAATAATACCATCGGCAAGCAGTGCGCAGCCGCCTATCACCGCAGGCACTATCAGCCATTTGGCTTTACGGCGTACTAATGAAAACAGCGAGAAAATGCCACCTTCGCCCTTGTTATCTGCCCGTAACGTTATTACCACATATTTCAGGGTGGTTTGAAGCGTTAAAGTCCAAAAAATAAGGGAAACACCTCCCAGTATTAATGTTTCTGAAATGTGGTTGGTACCAACAATGGCCTTAAATACGTATAATGGCGAGGTACCAATATCACCGTAAATTATTCCTAAACTGATGAGCAGGCCGGCTGCCGACAGTTTTTGCAGATCTTTATGATTTGACACTATGTGTTAGTTTGAGACGGCAAAAATATTAAT
The genomic region above belongs to Mucilaginibacter sp. KACC 22773 and contains:
- a CDS encoding KUP/HAK/KT family potassium transporter; this encodes MSNHKDLQKLSAAGLLISLGIIYGDIGTSPLYVFKAIVGTNHISETLILGGVSLIFWTLTLQTTLKYVVITLRADNKGEGGIFSLFSLVRRKAKWLIVPAVIGGCALLADGIITPPITISSAIEGLQTYYPNLPTVKIVIAIITALFIIQQFGTSLVGKAFGPIMFIWFTMMGVLGISYIVHSPGIIRALNPYYAYELLSSTGSHNAFIILGAVFLCTTGAEALYSDLGHCGKSNIRISWIYVKACLILNYLGQAVWLLQSNGSVMDLNVNNPFYKIMPEWFLIFGIGIATVAAIIASQALISGSFTLIAEAVRLNLWPKVKINYPSEQKGQLYVPSVNWLLWAGCLGVVLIFRHSDKMEAAYGLSITVAMLMTTILVSKFLKRKKVPNYIINTFLAIYLVIEGTFLTGNLVKFLHGGWFTLSIGFLLFTVMWTWHTARKIRNRYVKFVGIDDYYNIINELSADESVPKYASQLVYLTSANFNSEIESKIVYSILQKQPKRADVYWLVHVDVVDEPYKREYEVDFLIPNKLIRIDFKLGFRVEQQINLLFRRVVEDLVKKGEVDITSHYKSLNKHKIVGDFRFVVIEKIFSRSHSLSFYERFIMDFYVYLKHLSLSEERGFGLDLSFVTVEKVPLMLSIPDAIEIHRVN